The sequence CTGTTGTCGCGAGTTCGATTCTCGTCACCCGCTTTGAACTAAATATGTTCTACCCAAACTTTTGTTTGGGCGCGTAGCTCAGATGGTTAGAGCGCACGCCTGATAAGCGTGAGGTCGGTGGTTCGATTCCACTCGTGCCCATATATGGTCCGTTGGTCAAGGGGTTAAGACACCGCCTTTTCACGGCGGTAACACGGGTTCGAATCCCGTACGGACTGTATTTATTGGAGGATTACCCAAGTCCGGCTGAAGGGAACGGTCTTGAAAACCGTCAGGCGTGTAAAAGCGTGCGTGGGTTCGAATCCCACATCCTCCTTTTGATTAGCGCGGGATGGAGCAGCTAGGTAGCTCGTCGGGCTCATAACCCGAAGGTCGTAGGTTCAAATCCTGCTCCCGCAATTTGGCTCGGTAGCTCAGTTGGTAGAGCAATGGATTGAAGCTCCATGTGTCGGCGGTTCGATTCCGTCTCGCGCCATTAACTTAATATTCTGGAGAGATAGCGAAGAGGCTAAACGCGGCGGACTGTAAATCCGCTCCTTCGGGTTCGGGGGTTCGAATCCCTCTCTCTCCATACCTTTACGGGCATAGTTTAAAGGTAGAACTAAGGTCTCCAAAACCTTCAGTGTGGGTTCAATTCCTACTGCCCGTGTAGATGGCGGGTGTGGTGAAGTGGTTAACACATCAGATTGTGGCTCTGACATTCGGGGGTTCGATTCCCCTCACTCGCCTATTTTTATTAATGGGGTATCGCCAAGCGGTAAGGCAAGGGACTTTGACTCCCTCATTCGTTGGTTCGAATCCAGCTACCCCAGTTACAACTATAAGCCGGCGTGGCGGAATTGGCAGACGCGCTGGACTCAAAATCCAGTGTCCGCAAGGACGTGCCGGTTCGACCCCGGCCGCCGGTATAGTTGAAAAGAACTTTCAAGTTTTTCTTGAAAGTTCTTTCTTTTTGCTTGCATTTTCAATTTTTTATGATATACTTAACAAGTTAACAATTAATTGATTAAGGAAATACTTATGAGTAAGCTTGCGCATTTAATAGAAGTCAAATTACAGGAGATTATCCTGAGTTCTGAAAATCATTTGGAAATTTTGGTTGGGGCTTGCCAGAGTCAAGAAACGCTGACTAATACACAGGAACATATCTTGATGTTGATTGAGAATAAGTCATATACTAGTTCTGAAATCGCCAAGGAATTGGGGGTCAGCCAGGCTGCTATTACCAAGGCTGTTAAATCCTTATTGGCAAAAGATATGTTGATGGGGATGCGGGATGAAAAGGATGCACGTATCATTCGGTATCAGTTGACTGATAAGGCCAAGCCAATTGCTTTAGAACATGCGCATCATCATGAATTAACAATTGCTACTTATGACGAAGTTTTGGCTGCTTATAGCCAAGAGGAACAAGAGATTATCGGTCGTTTTTTGACTGATTTAGTTGGGAAAATTAAAAAGTAATGAGATATATCACTGTTGAAGACTTGTCTTTTTCATATGAACAAGAACCGGTCTTAGAGCACATTCATTATCATTTGGATAGTGGAGAATTTGTAACACTTACTGGAGAGAATGGAGCAGCAAAGTCGACTTTGATTCGTGCGACGCTGGGAATTTTGAAACCTTTGTCTGGCACTGTTGTGATTTCTGATAAGAGTATTTCGGGTAAGAAATTGCGGATGGCCTATCTCCCACAGCAGATTGCTAGTTTTAATGCTGGTTTTCCAAGTACTGTTTTGGAATTTGTTCGTTCGGGGCGTTACCCAAGGCAGGGTTGGTTTAGACGGTTGACGGCTCACGATGAGGAACATGTGAAGAAGAGTTTGGAATCAGTTGGTATGTGGGATCATCGAGATAAAAAACTGGGTTCACTGAGCGGTGGACAAAAGCAACGGGCTGTCATTGCTCGGATGTTTGCATCTGATCCGGATATTTTCATTCTGGATGAGCCGACTACTGGTATGGACAGTGGTACCAAGGATGCCTTTTATAAGTTAATGCACCATTCTGCTAAAAAGCATGGAAAGGCTGTTTTGATGATTACTCATGATCCTGATGAGTTGAGTCGGTATGCAGATCGTAATATTCACTTGGTTCGTGACCAGGCTTCACCTTGGCGTTGTTTCAATGTTCATGATGCGGAACTAGACACGGAGGTTGGCCATGTTTGATCTGTCTATTTTCCAGTATGATTTCATGCAGCGGGCTTTTTTGGCAATTATTGCTATGAGTTTGTTTTCGCCAATCCTGGGTGTTTTTCTCATTCTCAGAAGACAGAGTTTGATGTCAGATACCCTTAGTCACGTTTCCTTAGCAGGTGTGGCGTTTGGTTTGGTTTTGGGGATTTCTCCGACTGTGTCAACCTTACTTGTTGTGATTGTGGCAGCAGTCTTTCTTGAGTACTTGCGGACGATCTATAAAAACTTTATGGAAATTGGTACGGCTATTTTGATGTCAACAGGTCTGGCTATTTCTCTTATTGTCATGAATAAGTCTGGCGGTAAATCGAGTTTGAGTTTAGATCAATATCTATTTGGATCGATTGTCACTATTAGCCAAGAACAGGTCTGGGCTTTGTTTGGTATTGCAGG is a genomic window of Streptococcus sp. 29896 containing:
- a CDS encoding metal ABC transporter ATP-binding protein, with amino-acid sequence MRYITVEDLSFSYEQEPVLEHIHYHLDSGEFVTLTGENGAAKSTLIRATLGILKPLSGTVVISDKSISGKKLRMAYLPQQIASFNAGFPSTVLEFVRSGRYPRQGWFRRLTAHDEEHVKKSLESVGMWDHRDKKLGSLSGGQKQRAVIARMFASDPDIFILDEPTTGMDSGTKDAFYKLMHHSAKKHGKAVLMITHDPDELSRYADRNIHLVRDQASPWRCFNVHDAELDTEVGHV
- a CDS encoding zinc-dependent MarR family transcriptional regulator, which encodes MSKLAHLIEVKLQEIILSSENHLEILVGACQSQETLTNTQEHILMLIENKSYTSSEIAKELGVSQAAITKAVKSLLAKDMLMGMRDEKDARIIRYQLTDKAKPIALEHAHHHELTIATYDEVLAAYSQEEQEIIGRFLTDLVGKIKK
- a CDS encoding metal ABC transporter permease, producing the protein MFDLSIFQYDFMQRAFLAIIAMSLFSPILGVFLILRRQSLMSDTLSHVSLAGVAFGLVLGISPTVSTLLVVIVAAVFLEYLRTIYKNFMEIGTAILMSTGLAISLIVMNKSGGKSSLSLDQYLFGSIVTISQEQVWALFGIAGAVILLMLLFLRPMYILTFDEDTAFVDGLPVRAMSIAFNVVTGVAIALMIPAAGALLVSTIMVLPAAIALRLGKNFKSVIVIGMSIGFFGMVTGLLTSYYAETPASASITLIFISIFLLVNVVQKFKK